The Hippoglossus hippoglossus isolate fHipHip1 chromosome 16, fHipHip1.pri, whole genome shotgun sequence genomic sequence TCAAGTGTGAAGAACAAGGTGGTGAACACTTGTTTATCAAGTTAGCTTCTTTTCCCTGACACTTTATACAGCAGCTCATTTTAACAAACATTCACAATGAGGTGTTCATACTGTTTTCAAGTAACTGATAGATGAGTTAGTCTATCATGAACTATCCCAACTATTAAACATCACAGCATACAAGCAGCTAAAGGGAGGTTTTCagattgctttttaaaaaatcttacCAGACGATgattataaaatacatttttaaaggaaaTGTAATTTACAAAGCTAGCATCCCATCACTGTTTTAAAGCTTTACCTTATCTGGTGTTTAATAGAGGCTGTGATTGATTtatctcaatgtgtgtgtgtgtgtgtgtgtgtgtgtgtgtgagagataccTGAGTTTTGATGCTATAACAGAATTATGCTTCATAATTTCTTACTTTGCTTCGTCTGAAGTTTAGACTCTAACCATTTGTACAAAACCCATTGTTTATTCCCCAAACTATCCAGGGTTATATTAATTTGGCATCAGCAGCATACTAACCTAGTCCTGTGGAGAAATGCTAACCTCCCAATGTGCTCATAAATaattgtgtacatttgtgtgatgTATTATTCACTTATTATTGCTTTGTGGCAGTGAGTCTGTAGATGCCATCTGGAGCGCCAAAGGGGGAGAACTGTCAAGTCGACATGGGCAGCAAAGCCGGAGATCTGTTCGGTGACGGAGATTTGTTCGGTGCCGAAGACGCTCATCCAACTGGCAAGGGTGGAACTGGAATAATGTCAAAGTAAGGgctcatattttttatttccagtgtTATTTGATCAtatagtagtaataataatgcTGTTATCAAGAGGGTTTTGATTCTAAGTTGCTCAAATGTTCCCCCTTCTTCCTGATGGGAATGTACTGAAGGAGCTGCCactggtatttatttatctacaaCGCAGACAAGCTGTAATAGTCCATCTTCGACAGATACACAGTTACTACATGCAAAGGCATTTACAGATACTTCTAGTTGCCAGTTAATAACATAATTAATAATAAGCAACATGACTCTGTATGTTTCTGAAATTCCAAATGCTTTCCTATGACCTCACTCATTTGTGGCTTATTTCACAGGCTCTGGCTCCCTAAAGGCCTCTCAGTCAGTTCGGCTAAAGAGTGGATCGACAGGCGTCGGGTGTCCATTCGACCATGGGCCGGCTTCGTGGACCAACGCAAGTTTTCGAAACCCCGCAACTTTGGAGAGTTGTGTCAGAGAGTGGTGAAAAATGTGGAAACGTACAACAGCAACTACACCTTCATCTTCATGGGTCTCATCCTCTACTGCATGTGAGGCCAAAACAAGTTTGTGCTGTTTTGTCAGTGGGAACAttttcacctgctgctgccaagCTCTTACTCACACAGCCTCtgcttcacatacacacaggagCTTTCTTGAAAACGTTTGCAGGGTTTTCATAGGTCTATATTAGCAGTGGGTGTATTAAAGTAAAGGAAACAGGACTGAAACATCAgcaaataatttaatttaagatcTAAAACTACTGCTGAAATGAACACAAGACTGATCACACTGTCTATGTTTCCTCTCCCCAGTATCAGCTCTCCCATGCTACTGATTGCCTTGGCTGTGTTTGTTGGTGCCTTCTACATAATCCACCTCAAGTCCCAGGAGTCAAAACTGGTTGTCCTTGGTGAGTTAAACTGCCTCAAAATATCAGCcactgtgtaagtgtgtgtctgctgataAAAATCGGTccagtctttaaaaaaatatatacactgtatatccATCAgatttaaatatagtttttattttttcagtcaaTTTACCAAATCTGCATGAGACATCAGATAACCACTTCTAATCTTTGACATGTGTTAAATCTGGAAATGATCTCATCAACCAGGCAAAGAGCTGACTGTCCCTCACCAGATGGGTCTGGCTGGatgtgtgtctctacctgtgttcTGGTtggctggagctggagccgcAGTCTTTTGGATTCTGGGTGAGTCAAACAGCTTCGTTTGTCGTTTGTTATTCATTCCAAACATTAAGGAATATAATGTTTGCAAAGCTTGTCTGGgatcaaatgtgtttgtgtgatattaattattaaatacataaattctGCAGTTGCATTCAGTGAAAATCTGTGTAACACTCTCTGTCTGAAGGAAAAAACCTCCCTTCTCGTTGTTCTTCGCCTTCACATCCCCCTTTTTCCATTTGTCACGTCTCCTCTCAGGAGCGACGCTGTTTGTGATTGGCTCTCACGCTGCGTTCCGTGAGCTGGAGTCATCTGACATGGAAGAGCTCTTGATGGAACCGGTGTGAGGAGCAGGCTGAACTCTCAGGAGGAGCAGGTCAACGATCAGTCTATACTTTGACCCTGTAATTGTTGAAGCCGAGAAGGAAAACTACTCGTAGGTCTGTGTATCCTGTATTCCCTATATTTTACATATTCCATAGTATCCAGAATGCACCCTGTCTTGCCTCTGAAATAGTTGTTACAGACTATAGCTTTTTTTCAAACTCATTCATACACATCTGTCAATCTTCACTAATAATTAAATTGTGGCCGGgtatttaagaaaagtatcatgCAGACTCTATGCCTTTCTCTGCATATGTTTAAACCTTGGAGGCCTCTGGTTTTTGTCACACAGCCTTTTGCTCCTTGTAACGTTGCTTATGCACAGAgacatatctttatttatctctttgCTGTACTCTCTGCTGTAGATGTCATGGGAAATAGTTTCGGTCTTTTTCTTATGTAAAGATAATTCACATGCAATGGTCACAGTTCTGCTAAAAATATCATTTTCCAAAGACAATGTGCCATTTGAAGCTTTAAAATCTGTCTCTTGTGATGAGCATGTACAAAaaagcaaaatgttttattcaagtgatttaaaaaaatatataatgtggTGTCGGCTGCTTAACAAAGGTTAATGAGACAAAATCTTAAAggtcagtgatggtgtttaatTTGGTACTAACTCCGCTCACAACATTCAGATCTGAAGGTCATTCCTCAAACGCACAAATCAACAATTCCTCGAACCtgaaatatttctctttttttaaatcaattattcacttgtttacatttcaatgtaagtgtttttgtatttaaattacattttggaaGTGCAATAAACCCCTGATGTAAAGGTACCTCATTGTGTCCAGGTCTTTGTTATTACTGCATCTTATTAATCCTGGTAGCTTCAGTCCAAACTACAGTGGACTCGTGTTTGGCAGGAGTTGCATTGAACTCAGTGGCCCTCTGCACTTAGTTTGTACATTTCTTCATTATTCTGCTCGGGTCTGAATACACAGTGGAGTAGGACAGTTCAAATACTCCtggctcctcttctctctgtctgtagtaCACAACACTGCAGCGCTCACCAACCCCCTCTCGTCCCCCCCCCACGGTCCCCCTCTTGTCCCCCGTTTCATGTGACCCCCGTGACCTGTGGTCTGTGACAGCGCAGCGAGAGCACCCCCATGCTCAGGTTGCCATGGCGATGACCTTGGAGGGCCgtagtcagacacacacacacactcgcttaCACACTGCGGCAAAGGCGAGCGATCGATATTCTATTATACGGAGGGTGtcgagaggggagagaggagagtcGCACTGCAGTGAGctcactgcagagacacagggGAAAttagagagagggtgagagtgTGAGCGTGTTTGTCAGCGAGAGTGACAGAAAGTgggtgtgcacgtgtgtgtatgtatgagcAGGAGACGCTGCATTTGTCATTGGACGGTGGTTTAGTGGTGCCAGAAAGTTTTTGTGTCACTTACTCAAAGGGACATGTGCTACATTTTCTCTGGATGCAGCAAAGTGACCTCTAACAGTACTTATCTCTCACGTTACAGAGCAGTATATTGTGTATAATTTATTAGACTCGGGCGCTCGCCGGGCAATAAGAGGTTCATTTAAAATAGATTACGCCTGTGGCACAGGGAGGAAGCACGATTGCAGTCTGTTCCCTGAAGATAAACATATACTACCGTGCCTGTTTGAAGGAAAGTCACCTTTTGGAAATAACAACTTTTATTAATAACAAATTGTGTCATTCTATCCCAAATACATTacttatgtattattatttatgttgggaaataaaatattgttcatttttctgCTGCTACAGTGATTCTCATCCTCTTGAAGTCACAGACGAGGCCAGCACATGTACGGAGTGGTTTGGTGCATTACCCTGGGCTGCTGCCAACTCGTGCTCCTATGGCAAATTAATGTTACGCAGATTGCAGGTTGAAGTGCATATTAACTCATAACACTAGGTGGCATCCTTCACGTTTAAGACTAAAactgtttattcttttaattgttGCTtcaattatacaaataaattcatATCATATGAACTTCATAATGTGATGAAATTAATTTAGAtggtttatttgcatatttgaaTTCATATATTCTGATAACCATGGGGCTGATAAGTAGGAGTAGCTATAAACATATTTACTGAGGCTAAAATCTTTCAGAAAAACGTTTCCCAGTGGAGAGTTGTCTTGCAGGGCTATAGATATAGATTAGCAGACTAGAGTGGTGCACAGTCTTTttagaaaccacatttaatttcactagatgcagatttttatttggatctacagcaaattgcacatactcataaatatcagttcgCTAAACATGcttgatttttaaaatcaagatagaacaattattctctgagaaattagcCCCTTAttgatccacaccaacatttaattggttcttcccTGGGTTACGAAATTGGGGGAGTAGCCTTTTCTTAATCACGCTTTATCAAACTAAAccagaggaaaaggaggaagtaATAACAAGAGGAAAGAGTAGAATGAGAGTAAAGCTTATTGTGCTTCAAAagtcaaagagagagacagaaagaaacacagacacgtCTGAGTTGTAATAAATGTTCTAGATGTTTTATTGGTGttggtttcatttatttgacaCACATGTTCTActagttgtgtttttatttcatttattttttttcttgaatttcAACCCTTTCAGCCATCTGAGATAGACCCAGCCTGAGACCGCTGGCCCTTCACTGGTctccaacacaaacatgcacgcaGACCCGGGTCAGAACAGACGAGCACCAGGACCTGGAGGGAACCAGGCCTGGATCCAGTCCGGTTAACAGACCCCGGGCACATGGACGCATCTTCACCACTCACCACAGCACAACACACTGCACCACATCATAccgacacacacctgcagtgaTAGGAACCTGACAGCCTTAGAAACACGAATCTAAAACCCTGCTCTGCtgttacatttttacagtaGCCTCCTGGAAAACCAgcaaaaaaataattgaaaccaaacaaataaaataaaacgagAGACGCACGTCTCTCACTTTTTCCTATCTCAACAGTTTTGTTAATGTTCTTCCTCATGAGTGTCTCTCTTGAgctgtttttcaacatgtttttttttttattgtttcatttaaattcagtatAGAATTATATAGATTTCCTAGAGCACACAGAAAGATTGAGTTGCATTTACCAACTTGGGGGTGGGTGTACTGTAATAGTTATTAACAAGGACGATGgttcacacagtgcacacaaacagagacaaacggggggcgggagggagggaggggagggcaggggtgtgagagacagagggggagagaggagggacaggacGCCATGGGGTGTGCTTTGTTAGGCCTAAATGAGGAAAAGCAGCTCTCACATACCCAACCTCCCgtttggaaattaaaaaaataaagacaggtAAAACCATtgacaccccccctccccctacCCCACATAtatcaaaaaaacaacaacacagtggccgttgagaaacagaggagaaggaaaatgGACGCCAGCGAGAACAACAGGGAGATGGTCACTCCACTGGTCCTCCACAGACATGAGACGGAGGCAAGAGGTGGCAGTCGAAGTGGTGTCGGCGGTGGGATCTCACCGTGTGatctttatatgtgtgtgtgtgtgtgattggagGACAAGCAAAGGGATggcgaggagggagaggagagaggtgataGGAGCGGAGGTACAGGGAGACGAGGGGAGCGGGAGAgcgggagggaggaaggagctGGATGGCCCTTTTTGCAGAGCATAGACACTCCCTTTGTATCCTTAGCTCATTCAAATCTACATACACAATATGCAGCTGCCGTTTGGTAGATATATTGGTTTATGTACACAGCAGTGAGAGAACACATGCAAAGAGTATCATAGGAGATGGGAGTAAGGGGGGCGGGTCAGTGTAGAAAGTTGTAAAGGtgcttttgctgtttttaatctTTGGGGCAGTTTTGATGAAAATTGCTTCAAAGCGGTTTCTGTCTTtaaggggggcgggggggcggggcgTCTGAAGGTGTGTCTTGCCGGGGATGGAGTGACGGGAGGGAGAAATAAGTGGAAGATGAAGGGGGTTTGAGCGGAGACGCTCCGTTGATCAATAGTATGTCTCCCTCTCCACCCAACCTGGAGTGCAAATGAGACAAAgaagagaaatgtttgtttgttagacaATATATTTAgaatgttttcacccctgtccgtctgttggttggtttgattgtaaccaagacaaaacaaaatctatctaatcagttagcttagcttagcacaaaaaACTTCTCATTATTATACATATTGGTGTTTTCCGGGGGGGCATGTGCTGGACAGCTTCTCAGTTAAGTGCAGAGACTTCATGGAATCTTGTCGTCACCATGAGTTTTTGATAAGTTTAACGCCGACCCAAAGAAATGTCTAGAACATGGTCCTTCATCAAACTACTCAGTCATAAGAACTTTGGTTTAAGGTGTAAAGAAAGGACACTCACCTCCAGGATTCCTGCGGCATGAGCAGTTTTCGGACTTCATCATAAACAAGATGAGAAACACTATATGGGAATGCACAAAACCACCAGCTGGGTCTGTGGacaagaggagaagcagaaTGATTAGAGATGAATAAGCCGACACCAAACATCTTAACAGCAGAGAAGTGACTCAAGGTTCATCCATGTGTGTGGATATGGCGCTCACTTTAGAGGATACATCCTGAGTGCCACATCCATGCCTGGGCAGTAGGACAGGAAGGCAGCCAGGGCTGTCTCTTCAAACAGGCCGAAGATCAAGATTTTGTTCCTGGgcagagaaacaacaaatattAACGATGAGAAATGATGATACAGAGAATGAGACAACTGCAAGCATCAGTGCAGATCACATTGTGCTGCGTCACAGTGGAGTTGTGGGGCTCACTTCATGCCCTGCTGGAACACAGAGTTACGCCTGGTCTTGCAGACGATGACATCAGCCCACTGCACAACTACAATACTGACAAAGAAGGCTGTGTGGCACGTGAACTCCACAATCTTCCTCTGCTCGTATGTCTGAGGAAAGGAAAGCACAGAAAGACCATGAGATAAAACATCAAAACctaaacatcaacacacacagtttcacttcaatttagttatttattgaATATGCAACATATCCAaaattaatttagattttaacatattttgaactgataaaatattatattaaaatatatagaatatactCAATGAATATGAAATAGTATGTAAAAACTtgttataaatacaaaaataatattataaatacaaaataattttcactctgaaacatttttattgtatatattcTCACTGATTTAATGAATATGCTATACAAAGCAACATATCAGCAATAGTTTGTGGTTATGTTGGAGATATCAaaaattgcctttttttatttgatatatttgaattcttaatttttgttatttttgaaattACTAAATTACATATCAATCTTAAATTAAACAATcgaaaataaacaaaaaaaagtaaataatccAACTCCTTAAATGTTTAAAACCGCTCACGATACACTTACCCACTGTTGTCCATAACTGTCTTCCAGGTCGTTGGTTAGAGCGGTCGTCCCAATCCAGCCTGATGCCGACTAGTCGAGTGGGCAGGAAGCCATTTTCAGCTAGATGACAAAGTAGGCGAAGAAGCCCTCCAAGAGCCTGGATCATACctgaagaaaagacacaaacagagatttaataacatatttttaagttttccaTCTTCCTTATCCAGCTTTACCAAAAACACAGGTCCAAAGATAACCGTGCAGTTCGAGGAGGATAAAGACACAAAACTACTTTCAGGCCACTAGGATCAAACTTCAATCCAGATCAAAAACAATTCACAGCGTGGATCAGAGGTGCAGTCTTCAGTCCACCTACCAATTTGTCCGTAGGCGATGCTGATAAGCCTTTCGTTCACCAGCTTGTCCCTGAATGGGTTCCTGGGCTGACGCTTCATGATGTCGCTCTCTGCTGCTTCATAAGCCAGGGAGATGGCTGGAACCTGAGAGACGAGGAACACACttgaacttttagttacgtGTGAGGTGTTGCATCAACAACAGCTGGATTCACTGTGTCTGAAAGAtgaatctgtctgtgtttgatccGCTCTCACCATGTCAGTTCCCAGGTCGATACAGAGGATGGTGATGGTTCCCAGTGGCAGGGGGATGTTGACGATGATGAATAGCAGGAAGGGTGTGATTTCTGGGATGTTGCTGGTGAGTGTGTAGGCGATGGATTTTTTGAGGTTATCAAAGATCAAGCGGCCTAAAGAGAGAGATGCCGACGGGTTACATCACATACTGAGTACATCCACTGATCTAGAATTATCTAGAACTTCAACTCTTTAGGTCAGAGCTCCAATTTTGTGTCAGAACAATTTTTGGTTTAGTTCATTCACACGAGCATTTCACAAATCCCATCCTCCTCTTTCCACTCGTATTCTTCAGATCCTTTCATTAAAACCTCTATAATGATTCAACTTTTTTCTGTCATCTCACCTTCCTCCACTCCTGTGACGATAGATGCAAAGTTGTCATCCAACAGGATCATGTCTGCAGCCTGTTTGGACACATCAGAGCCGGAGATTCCCATGGCAACACCGATGTCGGCCTTTTTCAGAGCAGGAGAGTCGTTCACGCCGTCACCTGTCACGGCTACAATGGCGCCCTGGGAGAGACGAAAAAGGGGAGTCAATTAATGAATATTTGTTAAATGCATTTATCCCTTTTTGAAGCAATCTATAGAAGAGGCAGATAATACAACTCCTTTTATTTATATCAACACAATATGACTAAATAAATAAgtcaaagataaataaatggtaTTTGTTGATACTTCACATCTAACAAAAGGGGCatcaattcaaattcaaaactaaatttaGTAAACCAAATGTAGTTTTCATTTATAAGAAAAAAATTGATTTGAATAAACAATTCAAAGGTTATCTTTTTATGAAACTATCAaattaaacagacaaataaaacaaattaaaatttttaatatgaataatttaTAACTATGTTTACTGATAACAATTCAATATGTGTCcgttaaagtaaaaatgtggtcCTCAAAAGCAATCTAAAAGTcccagtgaaaaaaacaacattctttGTCAGACAGGGAATCTTCATTTAACAGGTAACTAGCGCCATCTGCTGTTGCAAAAGTATAGCAATACTTCAAAATCTGGTCCCTGCACTTgcacaatgtaaaaaacaaagacaataagATACATtggtattttctattttattgccCATAAGACAGTTTATAATAATCTTAACGTCTTCCCACCTGTCTCTGGCAGCCCTCTACGATGATGAGTTTCTGTTGTG encodes the following:
- the rabac1 gene encoding prenylated Rab acceptor protein 1 gives rise to the protein MPSGAPKGENCQVDMGSKAGDLFGDGDLFGAEDAHPTGKGGTGIMSKLWLPKGLSVSSAKEWIDRRRVSIRPWAGFVDQRKFSKPRNFGELCQRVVKNVETYNSNYTFIFMGLILYCIISSPMLLIALAVFVGAFYIIHLKSQESKLVVLGKELTVPHQMGLAGCVSLPVFWLAGAGAAVFWILGATLFVIGSHAAFRELESSDMEELLMEPV